One region of uncultured Methanolobus sp. genomic DNA includes:
- a CDS encoding methyltransferase domain-containing protein, producing MKICRMQCPSEGQNSPHKGRGGSSFWMHDPELIFNELDLKIGDVFLDIGCGPGDYSIHAAEKVGEAGLVYATDINKELIGNLTKKAEGACLKNIRTFVNDVREQLPFDDKIIDICLISTVLHTLDLEEVGEKLFSEIGRVLKSEGRLFIIECKKEEMKFGPPLSMRISPDEIEGYVCTSGFEKIDFVDLEYNYMIKYVVKENKS from the coding sequence ATGAAAATATGTAGAATGCAATGCCCCTCGGAAGGGCAAAATTCCCCTCATAAAGGTAGGGGTGGAAGTAGTTTCTGGATGCATGACCCTGAGCTTATTTTTAATGAGCTTGATCTTAAAATTGGCGATGTATTTCTGGATATTGGATGTGGACCCGGTGATTATTCGATCCATGCTGCAGAAAAGGTGGGTGAAGCAGGCCTTGTGTACGCCACCGATATTAACAAAGAACTGATCGGTAACCTGACTAAGAAGGCTGAAGGAGCATGCCTGAAAAATATAAGAACTTTTGTGAACGATGTCCGTGAACAGCTTCCTTTTGACGACAAAATTATAGATATATGCTTGATATCCACAGTTCTTCATACATTGGATCTTGAAGAGGTAGGAGAAAAGCTTTTTTCAGAGATAGGACGTGTTTTGAAATCTGAAGGCCGTTTATTCATTATAGAATGCAAAAAAGAAGAGATGAAATTCGGACCTCCATTAAGCATGCGAATCTCCCCTGATGAGATAGAAGGATATGTTTGCACCTCCGGTTTTGAAAAAATAGACTTTGTGGATCTCGAATATAATTATATGATCAAATATGTGGTGAAAGAAAACAAATCCTGA
- a CDS encoding DUF2551 domain-containing protein, giving the protein MDSIRAKIKRRLQKFIELDVNGLRSHILSIILKVKEITVDELHANITEKYDISRSAVASMVGYIYSKLGVLRSHKESYKTPIVYSLKEEYEDLIRSALKAKPSTSGC; this is encoded by the coding sequence ATGGACTCAATTCGCGCAAAAATAAAACGAAGATTGCAAAAGTTCATAGAACTTGACGTAAACGGACTGCGCAGTCATATACTATCAATTATTTTAAAAGTAAAAGAGATAACTGTGGATGAATTGCATGCGAATATCACTGAAAAATATGATATTTCACGTAGTGCAGTGGCATCAATGGTCGGTTACATTTACTCCAAACTGGGTGTGCTCAGATCTCACAAAGAATCTTACAAGACTCCAATAGTCTATTCTCTTAAGGAAGAATATGAGGATTTGATTAGATCTGCTCTGAAGGCAAAGCCATCGACCTCAGGCTGTTAA